The following proteins are co-located in the Acinetobacter sp. NCu2D-2 genome:
- a CDS encoding ExbD/TolR family protein encodes MKFKRRQVEDIHINLTPMIDCLLFILVFLLLSTTFNQFSRLNLTLPDAQGVPPKEFDQKIEVVVDGNGHYAVNGQSIASKEVADLNTAIKQISQDRRDLMFVIAADAKATHQDVIRVMDVAGQLGFVNVNISTKVPTRGYE; translated from the coding sequence ATGAAGTTCAAACGCCGCCAAGTTGAAGATATTCACATTAACTTAACGCCAATGATTGACTGTCTTTTGTTTATCTTGGTGTTTTTGTTATTGTCGACCACTTTTAATCAGTTTAGCCGTCTTAATCTCACCTTGCCAGATGCGCAAGGTGTGCCACCTAAAGAGTTTGATCAAAAAATTGAAGTTGTAGTGGATGGCAATGGGCATTATGCAGTGAATGGTCAATCTATTGCGAGTAAAGAAGTGGCTGACTTGAATACCGCAATTAAACAGATTTCTCAGGATCGACGTGATTTAATGTTTGTGATTGCCGCTGACGCGAAGGCAACACATCAAGATGTGATTCGCGTTATGGACGTTGCAGGGCAATTGGGTTTTGTGAACGTCAATATCAGTACGAAAGTACCTACTAGAGGTTATGAGTGA
- a CDS encoding MotA/TolQ/ExbB proton channel family protein: MWELVKAGGWLMLPLVLCSIFMVAIAIERFIRLKRNLVIPNILLIHPEQKAEQAIEKLSQSAALQKSALGRIFQAGFNSRLQTEQYARAQMEVVASQEIGYLEKNINFLGTLSAVAPLLGLLGTVMGIIESFLMMDMGNTDAAMMMPGISKALITTAAGMLIAIPALFAYRYFQRLVQEYIAELEQQSTLFHADLFYLQAPDLDISKAS, encoded by the coding sequence ATGTGGGAACTGGTTAAAGCGGGTGGCTGGCTTATGCTGCCTTTGGTGCTGTGTTCTATTTTTATGGTGGCGATTGCGATTGAACGCTTTATCCGCTTGAAAAGAAATCTCGTCATCCCCAATATTCTTCTGATTCATCCTGAGCAAAAGGCTGAACAAGCGATTGAAAAGTTGTCACAAAGCGCAGCACTGCAAAAAAGTGCTTTAGGACGTATTTTTCAGGCGGGTTTTAATAGTCGATTGCAAACTGAACAATATGCACGTGCTCAAATGGAAGTCGTGGCTTCACAGGAAATTGGCTATTTGGAAAAAAATATCAATTTTTTGGGAACACTCAGTGCAGTTGCGCCTTTGCTTGGTTTGCTGGGCACGGTCATGGGTATTATCGAATCATTTTTGATGATGGATATGGGTAATACCGATGCCGCGATGATGATGCCGGGGATCTCTAAAGCCTTGATTACCACGGCGGCAGGGATGTTGATTGCGATTCCTGCATTATTTGCCTATCGATATTTTCAACGTTTGGTTCAGGAATATATTGCGGAGTTAGAGCAACAATCGACATTATTCCATGCTGATTTGTTCTATCTTCAAGCTCCAGATCTAGATATCTCAAAAGCAAGCTAG
- a CDS encoding ParB/RepB/Spo0J family partition protein, with protein sequence MTVKKRGLAKGRGLDALLGSIQKEKLQLEAQGLDHGQLKQIDVNLLKRGEYQPRRYINEQDLQELAASIEKHGIMQPIVIRPVDDERFPYEIIAGERRWRAAQLAGLTQVPAIVRELQDQVAIALALIENIQRQDLNPIDQAMALQRFHEEFGLSHQEIADTVGKARTTVSNLLRLLTLAEPVKDFMQQGLLDMGHARAILTLKAKDQLKVAEHVIEKSLSVRQTEQLVRDYAAPKAEKPKTVIAPDIQQLTQRLSERFSADVKIDYNKQGKGKLVISYSSLDELDGILSILGDE encoded by the coding sequence ATGACCGTGAAGAAACGTGGACTCGCAAAAGGTCGTGGTTTAGATGCCTTATTGGGCTCCATTCAAAAAGAAAAATTACAACTTGAAGCACAAGGTCTAGATCATGGCCAGCTAAAACAAATTGATGTTAACTTGCTAAAACGTGGTGAATATCAACCGCGTCGTTATATCAATGAGCAAGATTTACAAGAATTAGCTGCGTCTATTGAAAAGCACGGCATTATGCAGCCGATTGTGATTCGTCCAGTTGATGATGAACGCTTTCCTTATGAAATTATTGCGGGTGAACGACGCTGGCGTGCGGCTCAACTTGCGGGTTTGACTCAAGTTCCTGCCATTGTGCGCGAGCTTCAAGACCAAGTTGCTATTGCATTGGCATTGATTGAAAACATTCAACGTCAGGATTTAAATCCAATCGATCAGGCCATGGCATTACAACGCTTCCATGAAGAGTTTGGTTTAAGTCATCAGGAAATTGCCGACACCGTAGGTAAAGCCCGTACAACGGTGAGTAACTTATTGCGTTTATTAACGCTTGCAGAACCCGTCAAAGACTTTATGCAACAAGGTCTTTTAGATATGGGGCATGCACGTGCAATATTGACACTTAAAGCCAAAGATCAGTTGAAAGTGGCAGAGCATGTCATTGAGAAAAGTTTATCGGTCCGTCAAACAGAGCAGCTTGTTCGCGACTATGCTGCACCGAAAGCTGAAAAACCCAAAACGGTCATTGCGCCTGATATTCAACAATTAACACAACGTCTTTCTGAGCGTTTTAGTGCTGATGTGAAAATTGACTATAACAAACAAGGTAAAGGAAAACTTGTGATTAGTTATAGCTCATTAGATGAATTGGATGGTATTTTAAGCATCTTAGGCGATGAATAA
- a CDS encoding ParA family protein: protein MAQIIAIANQKGGVGKTTTAVNLAASLAVLKKRVLLVDMDSQGNATMGSGIQKNDLLYSVTDVLLGEVPIETAILKAEVGYKVLGANRDLAGVELAIAEQPGREFILREALQEIENAFDYIIVDCAPSLSLITVNALAAVDGVLIPMQCEYYALEGLADLTQTIDRIQQALNPDLQIVGVLRTMYDARNALTRDVSEELQQYFGKKLYDTVIPRNIRLAEAPAHGLPVIYFEKSSKGAVAYLNLAAEMLKKSKVKKGSKA, encoded by the coding sequence ATGGCACAAATTATTGCGATCGCCAACCAAAAAGGTGGCGTCGGTAAAACTACGACCGCGGTAAATTTGGCGGCATCATTAGCTGTGTTAAAAAAGCGCGTATTACTAGTCGATATGGATTCGCAGGGTAATGCCACGATGGGATCTGGCATACAAAAGAATGATCTTTTGTATTCGGTGACGGATGTTTTACTGGGTGAAGTCCCGATTGAGACAGCGATTTTAAAAGCTGAAGTCGGCTATAAAGTTCTTGGTGCCAATCGTGATTTAGCTGGAGTTGAATTGGCCATTGCCGAGCAACCGGGGCGCGAATTTATTCTGCGTGAAGCATTGCAAGAAATTGAAAATGCTTTTGACTATATTATTGTTGACTGCGCACCGAGCTTAAGCTTGATTACGGTGAATGCTTTGGCAGCGGTTGATGGTGTACTTATTCCAATGCAATGCGAATATTATGCGCTTGAAGGTTTAGCAGATTTGACTCAAACCATTGACCGTATTCAACAAGCACTTAATCCAGATTTACAGATTGTGGGTGTGCTACGTACCATGTATGACGCGCGTAATGCATTAACACGTGATGTCTCTGAAGAATTACAACAGTACTTTGGCAAAAAGCTATACGACACGGTGATTCCACGTAACATTCGTTTGGCGGAAGCGCCTGCGCATGGCTTACCAGTGATTTATTTTGAAAAAAGTTCAAAGGGTGCAGTTGCTTACTTAAACTTAGCAGCTGAAATGTTAAAAAAAAGCAAAGTGAAAAAAGGAAGTAAAGCATGA
- the rsmG gene encoding 16S rRNA (guanine(527)-N(7))-methyltransferase RsmG translates to MHTFFNELKQGSQALGLQLSDEALNLLLKYQDALVLWNKAYNLTAIRDPKEMLVKHLLDSLSILKDLPQGRLLDIGTGGGMPGMIIALCQPERQCVLLDSNGKKIRFLKQFIADLKLQNVIAVQTRVENEDSINELGQFDVITSRAFASLTDFIAASKPYMHDNTIIASMKGLIPDDEVEAHKNEFSCDIIELKVPRLDEQRHLLLLKRI, encoded by the coding sequence ATGCATACTTTTTTTAATGAACTGAAGCAGGGTAGCCAAGCCTTAGGTTTGCAGCTCAGTGATGAAGCTTTAAATTTATTATTGAAGTATCAAGATGCTTTGGTACTTTGGAATAAGGCATACAATTTAACTGCGATCCGTGATCCAAAAGAAATGCTGGTGAAACATCTTTTAGATAGTTTGAGTATTTTAAAGGATTTGCCACAAGGTCGCTTGCTTGATATCGGTACAGGTGGTGGTATGCCGGGCATGATCATTGCATTATGTCAGCCAGAGCGCCAATGTGTACTTCTCGATTCAAACGGTAAAAAGATTCGTTTCTTGAAGCAGTTTATTGCTGATTTAAAACTACAAAATGTGATTGCAGTGCAAACCCGTGTCGAAAATGAAGACAGTATCAATGAACTGGGTCAATTTGACGTGATTACCAGTCGTGCATTTGCATCATTGACTGACTTTATTGCAGCGTCTAAACCGTATATGCATGACAATACGATTATTGCATCAATGAAGGGCTTAATTCCTGATGATGAAGTCGAAGCGCACAAAAATGAATTTAGCTGTGACATTATTGAACTTAAAGTTCCGCGCTTAGACGAACAACGTCATTTACTTTTATTAAAACGAATTTAA
- the murU gene encoding N-acetylmuramate alpha-1-phosphate uridylyltransferase MurU, which translates to MKAMILAAGLGNRMRPLTLHTPKPLLEVGEKPLIVWHIEKLAAIGIQEIVINTAWLGEKLATALGDGSQFGIKILWSHEGEGLETAGGIINALPLLGDEPFILVNGDVWTTMDFAPLLDVKLGENLAHLVLVDNPTQHPNGDFTLANGQAFTFEQNIEGEDLTFSGISVIHPRMFAGLEAGKRPLAPLLKQAMLDEKIAASKLLGAWVDVGTPERLSVLDTEIRAGKYA; encoded by the coding sequence ATGAAAGCGATGATTTTAGCTGCAGGCTTGGGCAATCGTATGCGTCCACTAACTTTGCATACACCAAAACCTTTGCTTGAAGTAGGCGAGAAGCCCTTAATTGTTTGGCATATTGAAAAACTTGCTGCCATTGGTATTCAAGAAATTGTGATTAATACCGCGTGGTTGGGCGAAAAACTCGCGACAGCGCTCGGTGATGGTTCACAGTTTGGCATCAAAATTTTATGGTCGCATGAAGGTGAAGGCTTAGAAACAGCAGGTGGCATTATTAATGCCTTACCATTATTGGGTGATGAGCCTTTTATTTTGGTCAATGGTGATGTGTGGACCACCATGGATTTTGCACCATTATTGGATGTGAAACTCGGTGAAAATCTTGCGCATTTGGTTTTAGTCGATAATCCAACACAACATCCAAATGGTGACTTTACCCTTGCCAATGGTCAGGCATTTACCTTTGAGCAAAATATCGAAGGTGAAGACTTAACGTTTAGTGGTATCTCTGTGATTCACCCTAGAATGTTTGCAGGTTTAGAAGCAGGAAAGCGTCCATTAGCACCGTTACTTAAACAAGCCATGCTAGATGAAAAAATTGCTGCATCTAAGCTGCTTGGTGCTTGGGTGGATGTAGGTACGCCAGAGCGCTTAAGCGTATTAGACACTGAAATTCGCGCTGGGAAGTATGCTTAA
- a CDS encoding aminoglycoside phosphotransferase family protein, with amino-acid sequence MNTQREQLIQTWVASVLESDQFEISFLAGDASFRRYARIKLNNKTFMLMDAPPEKEDCVPFVTIDEFFHQHGVRVPEIVAKDLENGFLLLEDFGDVLLSTLLNDDTVDAYYEQSFKQLIQLQSISGEEHFPAYSYEKLISEMELLTDWMLPALKIVPTEDEAALIKRTFAILANTALAQPQVIVHRDFHSRNLMKVGDDTELGVIDFQDAVIGADTYDLISITRDAYVQWNADRVYRWFETFYNLLPASTKVDRDLDQFKKDADMMAIQRHIKILGIFVRLFERDGKSGYLKDLPRVMWYLLEETQGYTELDAFMQFIRVRVLPAFEAKYGTYEVVA; translated from the coding sequence ATGAATACACAACGTGAACAATTGATACAAACATGGGTTGCATCTGTACTTGAGTCAGATCAATTTGAAATTTCTTTCTTAGCAGGCGATGCGAGTTTCCGTCGTTATGCACGAATCAAACTGAATAATAAAACATTTATGCTCATGGATGCACCTCCAGAAAAAGAAGATTGTGTGCCTTTTGTGACGATTGATGAGTTTTTTCATCAGCACGGTGTGCGTGTGCCTGAAATTGTGGCTAAAGATTTAGAAAATGGCTTTTTATTGCTCGAAGATTTTGGTGATGTGCTGTTATCTACTTTATTAAATGATGACACGGTCGATGCCTATTATGAGCAAAGTTTTAAACAATTGATTCAGTTGCAATCTATTTCAGGTGAAGAACATTTTCCAGCCTATAGCTACGAAAAATTAATTTCGGAAATGGAGCTTTTAACAGATTGGATGTTACCTGCGTTAAAGATTGTTCCAACAGAAGATGAAGCAGCATTGATTAAGCGTACATTTGCCATTTTAGCCAATACCGCACTTGCTCAGCCGCAAGTCATTGTGCATCGTGACTTCCATAGCCGTAACTTAATGAAAGTAGGTGATGACACTGAACTTGGCGTGATTGATTTTCAGGATGCTGTGATTGGTGCAGATACGTATGACTTGATTTCGATTACCCGTGATGCCTACGTGCAATGGAATGCTGACCGTGTTTATAGATGGTTTGAAACCTTCTATAACTTACTTCCTGCATCAACGAAAGTAGATCGTGATCTTGACCAATTTAAAAAAGATGCCGATATGATGGCGATTCAACGTCATATCAAAATTTTAGGTATTTTTGTGCGTCTGTTTGAACGTGACGGTAAATCAGGCTACTTAAAAGATCTTCCACGTGTGATGTGGTATTTGCTTGAAGAGACTCAAGGCTATACTGAACTCGATGCCTTCATGCAGTTTATCCGTGTGCGTGTACTGCCAGCGTTTGAAGCAAAATATGGTACATATGAGGTTGTTGCTTAA
- a CDS encoding LPS-assembly protein LptD translates to MKHQFKFHPLATAIFTLLCGSSVSGYAASDQSSNANAENIKNSINETYPGEQFFSQYYVDKSAPEAQQRQDQYLSSAFCQGAWITPIPPTTETIDPNEATSTVTADYGLFDPKGDSYLEGNVILEQPGRQIRADKITIDQTQTYAKAEGRVQLAQGGLISQSDDINYNLKTQEGDLSNSFFIAEQQHAHGRAEKIIKSANNTINLQKATYTTCPPEQKPGWKIQADEIKLNQDTGRGETRNTKLYVKDVPVLAVPYFNFPIDDRRTTGVLTPSFGFTNDGGVELGVPVYLNLAPNYDATITPRYLADRGLMLEGEFRYLTNFGAGIVSGGYLASDKDYNDEDRKSLRYLHNWQINDQFSTNLEYNYASDKDYFVDLDNNPNSKTDLNLRRAWELNYKNGIPGLKAQLRVEDFQTLDPTVSVEKRPYARLPQFLLNYKVGNPLGFQYEFNNDTAYFKKDIDALNLQPGSTYEPSGTRIYNDFSVRYNHRTPWSFFIPEATLRNVNTFYDQDTIDNTSNENRSIVVPEFTLDMGLNFEKQGHFLQTLTPRLFYAYSSYKDQSMQPNFDSATASINYDQLFSPRRFYGHDRLEDNNFASLGLSYSLFDDIGLERLRASIGQSYYFSDRRVTLNSDADQFDRETKTGPVIQVSSQISNNVNINLNSAWTSRGNNAQRDIQVYYTGDQGNLYNVGYFYRKDIPNRQDRYDHIVGSFIQPIYNNWRLIGHAQYDLDNSIAREYLLGVNYESCCWGVSVYGRSYYNDLDDVNSPDVKPKRAIMAEVSLKGLGGFNNKLTSLLENRILGFNNINQTWTER, encoded by the coding sequence ATGAAGCATCAGTTTAAATTTCATCCTTTAGCGACTGCAATCTTTACCCTACTCTGCGGTAGCTCGGTATCTGGCTATGCGGCTTCTGACCAATCATCAAATGCCAATGCAGAAAATATAAAAAATAGTATTAATGAGACCTATCCAGGCGAACAATTCTTTTCACAGTATTATGTCGATAAATCTGCGCCTGAAGCACAGCAACGTCAGGATCAATATTTAAGTTCAGCTTTTTGCCAAGGTGCGTGGATTACACCAATTCCGCCAACCACTGAAACAATTGATCCGAATGAAGCTACTTCAACAGTTACAGCAGATTATGGTTTGTTTGACCCTAAAGGCGATTCTTACCTCGAAGGTAATGTCATTTTAGAGCAGCCTGGTCGTCAAATCCGTGCAGATAAAATTACTATCGATCAAACTCAGACTTACGCCAAAGCCGAAGGTCGTGTGCAACTCGCTCAAGGCGGTTTAATTTCTCAAAGTGATGATATTAACTATAATTTAAAGACCCAAGAAGGCGATCTTTCAAATAGCTTCTTTATTGCAGAACAACAACATGCGCATGGTCGCGCTGAGAAAATTATTAAGTCTGCAAACAATACAATTAATTTGCAAAAAGCGACCTATACCACCTGTCCGCCTGAACAAAAACCAGGTTGGAAAATTCAGGCAGATGAAATCAAGCTGAATCAAGATACAGGTCGTGGTGAAACACGTAACACTAAACTTTATGTAAAAGATGTGCCTGTTCTTGCAGTTCCGTATTTCAATTTTCCTATTGATGATCGACGCACTACAGGTGTCTTGACGCCAAGTTTTGGTTTTACCAATGATGGTGGTGTTGAACTCGGTGTACCAGTTTATCTTAATCTTGCACCTAATTATGATGCCACCATTACACCGCGTTATTTAGCGGATCGTGGCTTAATGCTGGAAGGTGAATTTCGTTATTTAACCAACTTTGGTGCTGGTATTGTTTCAGGCGGATATTTAGCTTCTGACAAAGACTACAATGATGAAGATCGTAAGAGCTTACGTTATTTACATAACTGGCAAATCAATGACCAATTCTCGACCAATTTAGAATACAACTACGCCTCAGATAAAGATTACTTTGTTGATTTAGACAATAATCCAAACTCCAAGACTGACCTTAACTTACGCCGTGCATGGGAACTCAATTATAAAAATGGGATTCCAGGTTTAAAAGCGCAATTAAGAGTTGAAGACTTCCAAACACTTGACCCAACTGTATCGGTTGAAAAGCGTCCTTATGCACGTTTGCCACAATTTTTACTAAACTACAAAGTCGGTAACCCGCTCGGCTTCCAGTACGAATTTAATAACGATACGGCTTACTTCAAAAAAGATATCGATGCGCTGAATTTACAACCAGGTTCTACTTATGAACCAAGCGGTACCCGTATTTATAATGATTTCAGTGTGCGTTATAACCACCGCACACCATGGTCGTTCTTTATTCCTGAAGCAACACTGCGTAATGTAAACACTTTCTATGATCAGGATACGATTGACAATACCAGCAATGAAAATCGCTCTATTGTCGTGCCTGAGTTTACTTTAGACATGGGTTTAAACTTTGAAAAACAAGGTCATTTCTTACAAACTCTGACCCCTCGTCTATTCTATGCGTACTCAAGTTATAAAGACCAAAGTATGCAGCCAAACTTTGATTCAGCAACTGCATCTATTAATTATGACCAGCTATTTAGTCCGCGCCGTTTCTATGGCCATGACCGTCTTGAAGACAATAATTTTGCTTCTCTCGGTTTAAGCTATAGTTTATTTGATGACATTGGGCTAGAACGTTTACGTGCCAGCATTGGTCAAAGTTATTATTTCTCAGATCGACGCGTTACCCTAAATAGTGATGCAGATCAGTTCGACCGCGAAACAAAGACTGGTCCTGTGATTCAGGTATCAAGTCAAATCTCAAATAACGTTAATATTAATTTAAATTCGGCATGGACATCACGTGGCAATAATGCACAACGTGATATACAAGTGTATTACACGGGTGATCAAGGCAATCTTTATAACGTTGGTTACTTCTACCGCAAAGATATTCCAAACCGCCAAGATCGTTATGACCATATCGTCGGTTCATTCATTCAACCAATTTATAATAACTGGCGTTTGATTGGTCATGCACAATATGATTTAGACAACAGCATCGCACGTGAATACTTACTCGGTGTGAACTATGAATCATGCTGTTGGGGTGTGTCGGTTTACGGACGCTCTTATTATAATGATTTAGATGATGTAAATTCACCAGACGTTAAACCTAAACGTGCCATTATGGCAGAGGTCAGCTTAAAAGGTCTGGGTGGCTTCAACAATAAATTGACATCATTACTAGAAAATCGCATCTTAGGCTTTAATAATATTAATCAAACTTGGACTGAACGTTAA
- a CDS encoding peptidylprolyl isomerase — MKTMQLKQFFKVTALALCLSTALPTFAAETKDEVVAVVDNSVILRSDLTQSIAEITHQFEKSNKQLPPQQYIEQQALEQLIIREAQLEQVKRYNIRPDENALNEAVLKVAKDSGSNSLEAFQQKLDKIAPNTYAGLRARIAEDLAINRLRQQVVTSRIKISDQDVKNFLNTPQGQALVGNQVHVLHIRVAGENANQVANQVKTELSNSNDIQAISKKYSVNGVQVDAADMGTRSLSDVPAELAARITTLQEGQTSELIESRDGVHILKLLERKSTQKKAIVPQYQTRHILIQPSEVISQDNAKQMINSLHTRLKNGEDFAVLAATFSNDPGSARDSGSLGWVSPGVMVPEFEAVMKSTPKGQISEPFQTQFGWHILQVTDTRDQDMTAEYQERMARQLLGERQFDAELDSWLRETRNNAFVEIKDPQLDRKQNKS, encoded by the coding sequence ATGAAGACAATGCAGTTAAAACAATTTTTCAAAGTGACCGCACTTGCGCTGTGCCTTTCTACAGCTTTACCAACTTTCGCTGCAGAAACCAAAGATGAAGTTGTAGCCGTTGTCGACAATAGCGTTATTTTGCGTAGTGACTTAACGCAAAGTATTGCAGAAATTACACATCAATTCGAAAAATCAAATAAACAGCTTCCACCTCAACAATATATTGAGCAACAAGCCTTAGAACAACTGATTATTCGTGAAGCACAACTTGAGCAAGTAAAACGCTATAACATCCGCCCTGATGAAAATGCCTTAAACGAAGCAGTACTCAAAGTTGCTAAGGATTCAGGTTCAAACTCTTTAGAAGCCTTCCAACAAAAGCTTGATAAAATTGCGCCAAATACTTATGCAGGCTTACGTGCACGTATTGCTGAAGATTTAGCGATTAATCGTTTGCGTCAGCAAGTTGTTACCTCTCGGATTAAAATCAGTGATCAAGACGTTAAGAACTTTTTAAATACCCCTCAAGGTCAAGCGCTTGTAGGTAATCAAGTTCACGTTTTACATATACGCGTTGCTGGTGAAAATGCCAATCAAGTTGCCAATCAAGTCAAAACTGAACTTTCAAATAGCAATGACATTCAAGCCATTAGTAAGAAATACAGTGTAAATGGCGTTCAAGTCGATGCAGCAGACATGGGCACTCGTAGCCTATCTGATGTTCCAGCAGAGCTTGCGGCACGTATTACTACATTACAAGAAGGTCAGACTTCTGAACTGATCGAATCACGTGATGGCGTGCATATACTCAAACTTTTAGAACGTAAGAGCACTCAGAAAAAAGCCATCGTGCCGCAATATCAAACTCGTCATATCTTGATTCAGCCTTCTGAAGTGATTTCTCAAGACAATGCTAAGCAGATGATTAACAGCTTGCATACCCGTCTTAAAAATGGTGAAGACTTTGCAGTTTTAGCTGCGACCTTCTCTAATGATCCAGGTTCAGCACGTGATAGTGGTAGCTTAGGTTGGGTAAGTCCAGGTGTAATGGTACCTGAGTTTGAAGCAGTGATGAAAAGCACACCGAAAGGACAAATCAGTGAGCCATTCCAAACACAATTTGGCTGGCACATCCTTCAAGTCACTGATACCCGTGATCAAGATATGACAGCTGAATATCAAGAACGTATGGCACGTCAGTTACTAGGTGAACGTCAGTTTGATGCAGAGTTAGATAGCTGGTTACGTGAAACACGTAATAATGCTTTTGTGGAAATCAAAGACCCACAACTGGATCGCAAACAAAATAAATCCTAA